The Trachemys scripta elegans isolate TJP31775 chromosome 21, CAS_Tse_1.0, whole genome shotgun sequence genome has a segment encoding these proteins:
- the LOC117868720 gene encoding chemokine-like receptor 1, producing the protein MLPINATSGEATLRQAMKVTTAVAFGFIFLAGAAGNGAVLWVTGWKLRWTPNTVWFFNLAVADVASTSLILVTVLYLALDLDWPFGSVACKLANCLFGLSLCSGVLLLSAISVDRCVVVVAPVWCRNHRTPRLSWVACAAIWALSLATFVPSSFLFSELSFERNRSSCSNLDVFQDWRRQEAEILTVFIFLSQFLLPLVIISVSYSILVVAMRRKRLAKSSKPLLVVTRVIFCFFLCWSPYHALALARISTAQMPSAVRLVAIPLSKCLAMFNSCINPLLYVFAGREFQDAVRRPLVQAFKAAFEEAPPTHV; encoded by the coding sequence ATGCTGCCCATCAACGCCACATCTGGGGAGGCCACACTGCGCCAGGCCATGAAGGTCACCACGGCTGTCGCCTTCGGCTTCATTTTCTTGGCTGGGGCGGCCGGGAACGGGGCAGTGCTGTGGGTCACAGGCTGGAAGCTGCGCTGGACCCCTAACACCGTGTGGTTCTTCAACCTGGCTGTGGCCGACGTGGCCTCCACCTCTCTGATCCTGGTCACCGTCCTGTACCTGGCCCTGGATCTGGACTGGCCCTTCGGCTCCGTGGCCTGCAAGTTGGCCAACTGCCTCTTCGGCTTGAGCCTCTGCAGTGGGGTCCTGCTGCTCAGCGCCATCAGCGTGGACCGGTGTGTGGTAGTGGTGGCCCCGGTCTGGTGCCGCAATCACCGCACGCCGCGGCTCAGCTGGGTGGCCTGCGCCGCTATCTGGGCCTTGTCGCTGGCCACCTTCGTGCCCAGCTCCTTCCTCTTCTCCGAGCTCTCCTTCGAGAGGAACCGGAGCTCCTGCAGCAACCTGGATGTCTTCCAAGATTGGAGGCGCCAAGAGGCCGAGATATTGACCGTGTTCATCTTCCTCTCTCAGTTCCTCCTGCCCTTGGTGATCATCTCCGTGTCCTACTCCATCCTGGTGGTGGCCATGAGGCGAAAGAGGCTGGCCAAGTCCAGCAAGCCCCTCTTGGTGGTCACAAGAGTCATCTTCTGCTTCTTCCTCtgctggtcaccctaccatgcCTTGGCCTTAGCCAGGATCTCCACGGCCCAAATGCCCAGCGCCGTCCGCCTGGTGGCCATCCCTCTTTCCAAGTGCCTGGCCATGTTCAACAGCTGCATCAACCCCCTGCTCTACGTCTTTGCTGGGAGGGAGTTCCAGGACGCCGTGCGGAGGCCGCTGGTGCAGGCCTTCAAGGCAGCCTTCGAGGAAGCGCCGCCAACTCACGTGTGA